One Capsicum annuum cultivar UCD-10X-F1 chromosome 2, UCD10Xv1.1, whole genome shotgun sequence genomic window carries:
- the LOC107859407 gene encoding uncharacterized protein At4g19900 isoform X3, producing MDGLICDKHKNAVKTRIFNSNLFHHCCFQLTERSLYAIVSCFLLFLLAYNSSTVFYVQVPVPANYSPEISTLSSENVAGKSRKLVSLSSSAKLSSSVVYAVKEETPLVKPNTQFTISRKNPNLVGFTYDSVDYGPKRRRKKKSLVKVVPSGVKINVFSMRMKEFFGSKLSNSSCKFRFFMTWISSIESFGEREQFVLESLFKAHPNGCLVIMSTSMDSPKGMQVLNPFLEKGLRVTAISPDYVYLFKNTIAQAWIDSLMKGNIDTGEVSLGQNLSNLLRLGLLYKFGGIYLDTDVIVLKSFGKLRNVIGAQTIDVETRNWSRLNNAVMIFDKRHPLLYKFIEEFALTFDGNKWGHNGPYLVSRVVSRVGGRDGYNFTVLPPMAFYPVDWNRIGSLFLGPKNETHSKWLPLKLKQIQSESLAVHLWNKQSRELEVEEGSIIQHILSDCCVFCNSHSSKLTF from the exons ATGGATGGTCTCATTTGTGACAAACATAAGAATGCTGTTAAGACAagaatttttaattctaatttgtTTCACCATTGTTGTTTCCAGTTGACTGAAAGGTCTTTATATGCAATTGTTTCttgttttctactttttcttttagCTTATAACAGTTCCACTGTTTTCTATGTTCAAGTCCCTGTTCCGGCTAACTACTCGCCGGAGATTTCTACACTTTCATCTGAAAATGTCGCCGGAAAATCAAGAAAGTTggtttctttatcttcttcagcTAAACTTTCATCTTCTGTGGTATATGCAGTAAAAGAAGAAACCCCACTTGTAAAACCAAACACCCAATTCACAATTTCTCGTAAAAATCCAAACTTGGTGGGATTTACATATGATTCAGTGGATTATGGTCCTAAAAGGAGGAGAAAGAAGAAGTCTTTGGTGAAAGTTGTTCCTTCTGGGGTTAAAATCAATGTGTTTTCAATGAGAATGAAGGAGTTTTTTGGTTCTAAATTATCTAATTCTTCGTGTAAGTTTAGGTTCTTCATGACTTGGATTTCTTCTATTGAGTCTTTTGGTGAAAGGGAACAGTTTGTTTTGGAGAGTTTGTTCAAGGCACACCCAAATGGTTGTTTGGTTATTATGTCTACTTCAATGGATTCTCCAAAAGGTATGCAAGTTTTGAACCCTTTCTTGGAGAAAGGATTAAGGGTAACTGCAATTTCGCCTGATTATGTTTACTTGTTTAAAAATACTATTGCTCAAGCTTGGATTGATAGTTTAATGAAGGGTAATATAGATACAGGGGAAGTTTCTTTAGGTCAGAATTTATCAAATTTGCTAAGACTTGGTTTACTGTATAAGTTTGGTGGGATTTATTTAGATACTGATGTTATAGTGTTGAAGAGTTTTGGGAAGTTGAGGAATGTTATTGGGGCTCAAACTATTGATGTTGAAACAAGAAATTGGAGTAGGTTGAATAATGCTGTCATGATTTTTGATAAGAGACATCCTTTGTTGTACAAGTTTATTGAAGAATTTGCTCTTACATTTGATGGGAACAAATGGGGTCATAATGGACCTTACTTGGTTTCAAGGGTTGTGTCAAGGGTAGGTGGAAGAGATGGATACAATTTCACAGTTTTGCCTCCAATGGCTTTTTATCCAGTTGATTGGAATAGGATTGGTAGTCTCTTTCTTGGTCCGAAGAACGAGACTCATTCAAAATGGTTGCCCTTGAAACTCAAGCAGATTCAGAGTGAAAGTTTGGCTGTGCATCTTTGGAACAAGCAGAGCCGAGAGCTTGAGGTTGAAGAAGGAAGCATAATCCAACATATACTGTCTGATTGTTGTGTTTTCTGCAATTCTCACTCGTCAAAGTT GACCTTCTGA
- the LOC107859407 gene encoding uncharacterized protein At4g19900 isoform X1, translating to MDGLICDKHKNAVKTRIFNSNLFHHCCFQLTERSLYAIVSCFLLFLLAYNSSTVFYVQVPVPANYSPEISTLSSENVAGKSRKLVSLSSSAKLSSSVVYAVKEETPLVKPNTQFTISRKNPNLVGFTYDSVDYGPKRRRKKKSLVKVVPSGVKINVFSMRMKEFFGSKLSNSSCKFRFFMTWISSIESFGEREQFVLESLFKAHPNGCLVIMSTSMDSPKGMQVLNPFLEKGLRVTAISPDYVYLFKNTIAQAWIDSLMKGNIDTGEVSLGQNLSNLLRLGLLYKFGGIYLDTDVIVLKSFGKLRNVIGAQTIDVETRNWSRLNNAVMIFDKRHPLLYKFIEEFALTFDGNKWGHNGPYLVSRVVSRVGGRDGYNFTVLPPMAFYPVDWNRIGSLFLGPKNETHSKWLPLKLKQIQSESLAVHLWNKQSRELEVEEGSIIQHILSDCCVFCNSHSSKLSICLVYSQLKNDQIIASIILYIPLKRMNIMDGKRRTF from the exons ATGGATGGTCTCATTTGTGACAAACATAAGAATGCTGTTAAGACAagaatttttaattctaatttgtTTCACCATTGTTGTTTCCAGTTGACTGAAAGGTCTTTATATGCAATTGTTTCttgttttctactttttcttttagCTTATAACAGTTCCACTGTTTTCTATGTTCAAGTCCCTGTTCCGGCTAACTACTCGCCGGAGATTTCTACACTTTCATCTGAAAATGTCGCCGGAAAATCAAGAAAGTTggtttctttatcttcttcagcTAAACTTTCATCTTCTGTGGTATATGCAGTAAAAGAAGAAACCCCACTTGTAAAACCAAACACCCAATTCACAATTTCTCGTAAAAATCCAAACTTGGTGGGATTTACATATGATTCAGTGGATTATGGTCCTAAAAGGAGGAGAAAGAAGAAGTCTTTGGTGAAAGTTGTTCCTTCTGGGGTTAAAATCAATGTGTTTTCAATGAGAATGAAGGAGTTTTTTGGTTCTAAATTATCTAATTCTTCGTGTAAGTTTAGGTTCTTCATGACTTGGATTTCTTCTATTGAGTCTTTTGGTGAAAGGGAACAGTTTGTTTTGGAGAGTTTGTTCAAGGCACACCCAAATGGTTGTTTGGTTATTATGTCTACTTCAATGGATTCTCCAAAAGGTATGCAAGTTTTGAACCCTTTCTTGGAGAAAGGATTAAGGGTAACTGCAATTTCGCCTGATTATGTTTACTTGTTTAAAAATACTATTGCTCAAGCTTGGATTGATAGTTTAATGAAGGGTAATATAGATACAGGGGAAGTTTCTTTAGGTCAGAATTTATCAAATTTGCTAAGACTTGGTTTACTGTATAAGTTTGGTGGGATTTATTTAGATACTGATGTTATAGTGTTGAAGAGTTTTGGGAAGTTGAGGAATGTTATTGGGGCTCAAACTATTGATGTTGAAACAAGAAATTGGAGTAGGTTGAATAATGCTGTCATGATTTTTGATAAGAGACATCCTTTGTTGTACAAGTTTATTGAAGAATTTGCTCTTACATTTGATGGGAACAAATGGGGTCATAATGGACCTTACTTGGTTTCAAGGGTTGTGTCAAGGGTAGGTGGAAGAGATGGATACAATTTCACAGTTTTGCCTCCAATGGCTTTTTATCCAGTTGATTGGAATAGGATTGGTAGTCTCTTTCTTGGTCCGAAGAACGAGACTCATTCAAAATGGTTGCCCTTGAAACTCAAGCAGATTCAGAGTGAAAGTTTGGCTGTGCATCTTTGGAACAAGCAGAGCCGAGAGCTTGAGGTTGAAGAAGGAAGCATAATCCAACATATACTGTCTGATTGTTGTGTTTTCTGCAATTCTCACTCGTCAAAGTT ATCCATCTGTTTGGTGTACTCCCAACTCAAGAATGATCAAATAATTGCTAGTATCATTCTCTACATACCTTTGAAGAGGATGAACATTATGGATGGAAAGAGGAG GACCTTCTGA
- the LOC107859407 gene encoding uncharacterized protein At4g19900 isoform X2, with protein sequence MDGLICDKHKNAVKTRIFNSNLFHHCCFQLTERSLYAIVSCFLLFLLAYNSSTVFYVQVPVPANYSPEISTLSSENVAGKSRKLVSLSSSAKLSSSVVYAVKEETPLVKPNTQFTISRKNPNLVGFTYDSVDYGPKRRRKKKSLVKVVPSGVKINVFSMRMKEFFGSKLSNSSCKFRFFMTWISSIESFGEREQFVLESLFKAHPNGCLVIMSTSMDSPKGMQVLNPFLEKGLRVTAISPDYVYLFKNTIAQAWIDSLMKGNIDTGEVSLGQNLSNLLRLGLLYKFGGIYLDTDVIVLKSFGKLRNVIGAQTIDVETRNWSRLNNAVMIFDKRHPLLYKFIEEFALTFDGNKWGHNGPYLVSRVVSRVGGRDGYNFTVLPPMAFYPVDWNRIGSLFLGPKNETHSKWLPLKLKQIQSESLAVHLWNKQSRELEVEEGSIIQHILSDCCVFCNSHSSKLVRHMSQV encoded by the exons ATGGATGGTCTCATTTGTGACAAACATAAGAATGCTGTTAAGACAagaatttttaattctaatttgtTTCACCATTGTTGTTTCCAGTTGACTGAAAGGTCTTTATATGCAATTGTTTCttgttttctactttttcttttagCTTATAACAGTTCCACTGTTTTCTATGTTCAAGTCCCTGTTCCGGCTAACTACTCGCCGGAGATTTCTACACTTTCATCTGAAAATGTCGCCGGAAAATCAAGAAAGTTggtttctttatcttcttcagcTAAACTTTCATCTTCTGTGGTATATGCAGTAAAAGAAGAAACCCCACTTGTAAAACCAAACACCCAATTCACAATTTCTCGTAAAAATCCAAACTTGGTGGGATTTACATATGATTCAGTGGATTATGGTCCTAAAAGGAGGAGAAAGAAGAAGTCTTTGGTGAAAGTTGTTCCTTCTGGGGTTAAAATCAATGTGTTTTCAATGAGAATGAAGGAGTTTTTTGGTTCTAAATTATCTAATTCTTCGTGTAAGTTTAGGTTCTTCATGACTTGGATTTCTTCTATTGAGTCTTTTGGTGAAAGGGAACAGTTTGTTTTGGAGAGTTTGTTCAAGGCACACCCAAATGGTTGTTTGGTTATTATGTCTACTTCAATGGATTCTCCAAAAGGTATGCAAGTTTTGAACCCTTTCTTGGAGAAAGGATTAAGGGTAACTGCAATTTCGCCTGATTATGTTTACTTGTTTAAAAATACTATTGCTCAAGCTTGGATTGATAGTTTAATGAAGGGTAATATAGATACAGGGGAAGTTTCTTTAGGTCAGAATTTATCAAATTTGCTAAGACTTGGTTTACTGTATAAGTTTGGTGGGATTTATTTAGATACTGATGTTATAGTGTTGAAGAGTTTTGGGAAGTTGAGGAATGTTATTGGGGCTCAAACTATTGATGTTGAAACAAGAAATTGGAGTAGGTTGAATAATGCTGTCATGATTTTTGATAAGAGACATCCTTTGTTGTACAAGTTTATTGAAGAATTTGCTCTTACATTTGATGGGAACAAATGGGGTCATAATGGACCTTACTTGGTTTCAAGGGTTGTGTCAAGGGTAGGTGGAAGAGATGGATACAATTTCACAGTTTTGCCTCCAATGGCTTTTTATCCAGTTGATTGGAATAGGATTGGTAGTCTCTTTCTTGGTCCGAAGAACGAGACTCATTCAAAATGGTTGCCCTTGAAACTCAAGCAGATTCAGAGTGAAAGTTTGGCTGTGCATCTTTGGAACAAGCAGAGCCGAGAGCTTGAGGTTGAAGAAGGAAGCATAATCCAACATATACTGTCTGATTGTTGTGTTTTCTGCAATTCTCACTCGTCAAAGTT GGTTAGGCACATGTCACAGGTTTGA
- the LOC107859406 gene encoding probable polyol transporter 4, whose protein sequence is MAIQENGNGGVMKYRRMDSDGMEEDAGVLCEEKRNESSRKYVLVCAIFASLNSVLLGYDVGVMSGAIIFIQQDLKITEVQEEVLVGILSIVSLLGSLAGGKMSDAIGRKWTMAFAAILFQSGALIMSLAPDFKVLMIGRFLAGIGIGFGIMIAPVYIAEISPAVARGSFTSFPEIFINLGILLGYVSNYVFSGLSPHINWRIMLGVGILPSVFIGIALFVIPESPRWLVMKNRIDEARLVLLKTNEDANEVEERLAEIQQAAGHVNAEKYEEKAVWRELLNPSPGVRRMLITGCGIQCFQQVTGIDATVYYSPTIFKDAGIKGNTQLLAATVAVGFTKTIFILIAIILIDKVGRKPLLYVSTIGMTTCLFCLGFTLSLMGNGSVGIKLAILCVCGNVAFFSMGIGPICWVLTSEIFPLRLRAQASALGAVGSRVSSGVVAMSFLSISRMITVGGTFFVFAAISALSVAFVHNCVPETKGKSLEEIEMLFQNDRPPQHGGELELEDVKNLMQTQRKGHIIS, encoded by the exons ATGGCTATCCAAGAAAATGGGAATGGGGGTGTTATGAAGTATAGGAGGATGGATTCTGATGGAATGGAAGAGGATGCTGGTGTGTTATGTGAAGAGAAAAGAAATGAGAGCAGCAGAAAATATGTTTTGGTTTGTGCTATCTTTGCCTCACTTAATTCTGTGCTTCTTGGATATG ATGTTGGTGTTATGAGTGGAGCTATTATCTTCATTCAGCAAGACTTGAAAATTACTGAAGTACAAGAAGAAGTCCTCGTTGGAATCTTGAGCATAGTTTCACTCTTGGGGAGTTTAGCAGGAGGAAAAATGTCAGATGCCATCGGCAGGAAGTGGACCATGGCTTTTGCAGCCATTCTGTTTCAATCTGGGGCTCTTATAATGTCCCTTGCTCCTGACTTCAAAGTGTTAATGATAGGCAGGTTTTTGGCTGGAATTGGTATCGGTTTCGGCATCATGATTGCACCTGTTTATATCGCTGAGATATCACCCGCGGTTGCTAGAGGGTCTTTCACTTCATTCCCTGAGATATTCATCAATCTTGGAATTCTTTTAGGTTATGTTTCGAATTATGTTTTCTCTGGTTTATCCCCCCATATAAATTGGAGAATCATGCTTGGTGTGGGGATTCTCCCTTCGGTTTTTATTGGTATCGCGCTATTTGTCATTCCAGAATCTCCTAGGTGGTTGGTTATGAAAAATAGGATAGATGAGGCAAGGTTAGTGCTACTAAAAACTAATGAAGATGCAAATGAAGTGGAAGAGAGGCTAGCAGAAATTCAGCAAGCAGCAGGGCATGTTAATGCCGAGAAGTATGAAGAGAAAGCAGTGTGGCGTGAACTGTTAAATCCTTCACCTGGAGTTCGAAGAATGCTGATAACAGGTTGTGGTATTCAGTGCTTTCAACAGGTCACAGGTATAGATGCAACTGTGTATTATAGTCCAACAATTTTTAAGGATGCTGGAATTAAGGGTAACACTCAACTCCTGGCTGCAACTGTTGCTGTTGGTTTCACAAAAACAATATTCATTTTGATAGCCATAATTCTTATTGACAAAGTTGGTAGGAAACCTTTATTATATGTCAGCACAATTGGCATGACTACTTGTCTGTTTTGCCTTGGCTTTACACTTTCATTAATGGGGAATGGTTCAGTTGGTATCAAGTTGGCAATTTTATGTGTATGTGGAAATGTAGCATTCTTTTCCATGGGGATTGGACCAATTTGTTGGGTCTTGACATCTGAAATCTTCCCTCTAAGACTTCGAGCCCAAGCATCAGCTCTTGGTGCAGTAGGGAGCAGGGTTAGTAGCGGTGTGGTTGCAATGTCTTTCCTCTCCATTTCTCGTATGATTACAGTAGGAGGAACATTTTTTGTGTTCGCTGCTATATCAGCTCTCTCTGTTGCTTTTGTTCATAACTGTGTTCCAGAAACAAAGGGGAAATCGTTGGAAGAAATAGAAATGCTGTTCCAGAATGATAGGCCACCACAACATGGTGGTGAATTGGAGCTTGAAGATGTCAAAAATCTAATGCAGACTCAACGAAAGGGGCATATCATATCATAG